The Corallococcus soli DNA window GAGTTTTGCGCTGGACGTGTTCGCCTGCGGCAGGTGTGGAGGCAGGCGCCGGGTGCTGGCGTATCTGACGGCTCCCAGTGGGGTGCGTGCCATCCTGGAGCACCTGGGACTGCCCACGCTGCCTGGGAGACTGGCTCCAGCACGGGGGCCACCCCAGAACGCGTGGCGTTGAGCGCCAGGCCGCAGTAGCCCACATGCCCAAGCCCCCTGCCGCGCCCCTGAGGGGAGCGCGGCCTGAGCGGGCGTGTGCCCCATGAGGGCTGCACGGCTTCTCCACCGGCCTGGCGCACAGCTCGGCGGCACCCGTCAGCGTCCCTCCTCGGTACCTCTGCTCCAGCCCCCACCCTCAACAGGCCTTCTATTCGCCCTATGCGCAGTACCGCGCCCTCCAGCCCTTCGGCCAGGTGCCGGTGTTCCAGGAGGATGGCCTCACCCTCTTCGAGTCGGGGGCGATCGTGTTCCACATCGCGTCCCGCAGCGACGTGCTGCTGCCCGCCGACGCAGCGGGCCGGGCGCGCGCCATGACCTGGGTGTTCGCGGCGCTCAACTCCATGGAACTCTTCATCATGCAACTGGCGGAGATCGACCTGTTCAACGCGGACCAGCAGTGGGCCCGGCTCCACCGGCCGGACGTGGAGAAGGCCGTCCAGCGGCGGCTCCAGGAGCTGGCGACGGCCCTGGGCGACCGCGAGTACCTGGAGGAGCGCTTCACCGTGGGCGACCTGATGATGACCACCGTGCTGCGCAACCTCCGCCACACCCAGCTCGTGGACAGCGTGCCCACCTTGAAGGCCTACCAGGAGCGCTGTGAAGCGCGGCCCGCCTTCCAGCGGGCCCTGGCAGCCCAACTGGAGCCGTTCCAGCGGCGGTAGGGCCAGGCTCCATCGCCGACCGCTTCACTCGGATTCCGGGGGGGGGAGCGCCTGCTGCCTCGCCTGGGCCTTCCGCTTCCGGGCCAGCGCCACCATGTCCTGCTCCAGCGGACTGCGGGCGAAGATGAAGGGGCCCGTGATGCAGCGGAAGTACCGGATGATCCAGAGGGAGGAGTTGGGGTTGAATTCGGCGTGCGGGTCCTTCCCGAGGATGGGGCCCCCGCAGATCATCCGCCAGACCTGACCCGGGGTGCCGTGCCCCAGCAGCAGGTCATCCGCCTGGGAGTCGACGATGCCCAGGCGGCCTCCCTTCGAGGAGCTGAAGCCAGAGCGGATCCTCAGCCCCAGCGGCGTCTGGTAGCCACCGCCGGGCGCGTAGTCCTTCGGGTCGTCGATCAGGTAGATGCCCTTGGCGGCCTTCTCCGCGCCGATGCGGAAGTTCATCTGCTCGAAGGTCTCCTCATCCAGGGCGGGCGCGCTGAAGGCCGTGCAGTTGATGTCTTCGTAGCCCAGCGCCTTGAGCATGTAGGCCAGACGCAGGGCCACCGCGCCGCCCAGGCTGTGACCGGTCACGGTGATGCGGCTGGACTTCGTGGCACCCAGCTTCTTCAGCTCCTGGAGGACGGGGTCGAGGATGGCCTTCACGCCCTGGTAGGCGACGCCCAGGGGGTCCACGTTGGCGAGCGCGCCCGTGGTGACGTTGCGCTCCTTCCACAGCGCGTCGAAGTCCTTGCCCCAGGACGTGGTGCCGGTGGCGGCCACATAGAACTCCGGCGCACTGGAGCCCATGGAGCGCCAGAACTGGATCTTCGCGGCGGGGTGGAACTCCAGCGCCATGGACTCGAAGCGGTTGAGCAGGGGCTCGCCGACGACCTGCTCCAGGGTGGACTTGAGTTCGAAGTGCCTCGCATGGCTCTTGTGCGCGAGTGCGGGGTCGGATTCCCACACCGTCACGTTGCGTTCGATGCGGATGCCGGGCTCCAGGGACAGGTAGGCCAGGAACATCGCCAGCCCCTGGGAGAAGGAGAACTCCGAGCGCAGGTACGGGATGACCTTCTCGTTGAGTTCGCGCACGAAGCGCGCCTTCACCGCGGGGTCCGAACTTTGCCTGGCGAGGCTCAGCTCCTTGAAGGCCCACTGCATCCGGTCATGGCCGTCCGGGACGCCGGTGAGGTACGGCATCGGCTCCAGGTAGTTCATCCGGAGGGCCACCTCGGCCAGCAGCTTGGCGCCTGCCATCACCACGTCCTGGCTGACCGGTGTCTTCGATAGGGACAGCCGGTGCATGTGGACCAGCATGAGGTCGAGGACGGCGTCAGCGGGGATGGGCGAGTCCAGGGCCAGGATGAGGTCCACGGCCAGGTCCGGGAGGATGGAGCGGGCCTGTAGGTCCTGGAGCGCGTGGAGGGTGGCACTGGCCCGCATCAGCATGTTGGACACGCGCAGCGTCCGGTCCACCTGATCATGGGACAGATCGCCCATGGCGGAGATGCCGTCCACCATGTGCAGCATGGCCTCCATCACCAGCGGGATGCTGGCCGACTCGCGCAACGACCTGTGGACGGAGCCGCTCGATCTGCTTGAGCGCGTCGTCGTGAACCGCTCGGTGGTGAGCCCATCCAGGTGCGATTCGATGATGTCGTAGTTCCCCGGAGGCATGCAAAAGACCGTGAGGTCCTGCTCCTTGGAGAGATCCCCGAAGTGCATGACGATCTCCCCGGTGCCGGGGGCCTGTCTGCCAATGACGAACGTAGGCTTCTTGGAACTGAACCGCTTGACGTGCTCGCGCCGCACCTTTGCCATGACTTGCGTCGTGAGCGCCAGGATGCGTGACCCGATGGACGGCAGCTGGGGCTCGGGCGGGAGCAGCTTGGAGACCTTGGGGGCCTTGATGTACCGCATCCCGGAGACGTGAAAGCGCCGACGCCCCACGTACCTGCGCGTGCGCTGATAGTTGTGATTGTGCGTTAAGGCCTGAAACCCTTTGAGGGCGAGTGAACGCATGTGCAGGCTCCTGGGGAGGACGGGGCGCGTTCGCCGGAACGCGGAGACCGCCCGGGTCCCTACGCAAGCGCGATGCCAGGGGATGTCACCAGCACGGTCAGTCGGGACGGACTCCCACGCCCGGAGGCGGGGGCCCGGTGCTGCGTCCCGAAGGCAAGCGGTTGCGTCCCGAGGGACGCGTTAGACTTCAGGCATGTGCCGGAACATCAAGCCCCTGTTCAACTTCGCGCCGCCCGCCACCGACGATGACATCCGCGCGGCGGCGCTCCAGTTCGTCCGGAAGATCGCCGGCACGCGCAAGCCGTCGAAGCAGAACACCGACGCGTTCGACGTTGCCGTCGAGGAGATCTACCAGAGTTCCAAGCGCATGCTCGACGGGCTGGTGGCGACGACGCCACCGCGCGACCGCGCGAAGTTCGAGGCCCTCAAGAAGCTGCGCTTCAAGAGGGCCGAACCCCGCTGAAGGCCGGGTGGAGGCTCAGGGCACCTGCGACTGGAGCGCCGTCCAGCGCGTGCGCACCCACTGCCGCACGTACTCCACCTCCTGGGCGTGGGTGTTGAAGTCCTGGCGCTTGTGCCACTCCGGGAAGTTGCCGCACCGTAAGTCCTCGCCCGGGCCCGTCGAGAGCGACGTTGACGAAGAGGTTCGGCGAGTGCGTGCTGGGTGAGTTGGCTCAGCGCGCCGGACCGCGAGCCTCTGCCCAGAGGGAGAGCTCGCCGTCCGCCTTCACGCGCAGTTCCCAGCGG harbors:
- a CDS encoding glutathione S-transferase family protein yields the protein MAHSSAAPVSVPPRYLCSSPHPQQAFYSPYAQYRALQPFGQVPVFQEDGLTLFESGAIVFHIASRSDVLLPADAAGRARAMTWVFAALNSMELFIMQLAEIDLFNADQQWARLHRPDVEKAVQRRLQELATALGDREYLEERFTVGDLMMTTVLRNLRHTQLVDSVPTLKAYQERCEARPAFQRALAAQLEPFQRR
- a CDS encoding DUF2277 domain-containing protein → MCRNIKPLFNFAPPATDDDIRAAALQFVRKIAGTRKPSKQNTDAFDVAVEEIYQSSKRMLDGLVATTPPRDRAKFEALKKLRFKRAEPR
- a CDS encoding lipase family protein; protein product: MRYIKAPKVSKLLPPEPQLPSIGSRILALTTQVMAKVRREHVKRFSSKKPTFVIGRQAPGTGEIVMHFGDLSKEQDLTVFCMPPGNYDIIESHLDGLTTERFTTTRSSRSSGSVHRSLRESASIPLVMEAMLHMVDGISAMGDLSHDQVDRTLRVSNMLMRASATLHALQDLQARSILPDLAVDLILALDSPIPADAVLDLMLVHMHRLSLSKTPVSQDVVMAGAKLLAEVALRMNYLEPMPYLTGVPDGHDRMQWAFKELSLARQSSDPAVKARFVRELNEKVIPYLRSEFSFSQGLAMFLAYLSLEPGIRIERNVTVWESDPALAHKSHARHFELKSTLEQVVGEPLLNRFESMALEFHPAAKIQFWRSMGSSAPEFYVAATGTTSWGKDFDALWKERNVTTGALANVDPLGVAYQGVKAILDPVLQELKKLGATKSSRITVTGHSLGGAVALRLAYMLKALGYEDINCTAFSAPALDEETFEQMNFRIGAEKAAKGIYLIDDPKDYAPGGGYQTPLGLRIRSGFSSSKGGRLGIVDSQADDLLLGHGTPGQVWRMICGGPILGKDPHAEFNPNSSLWIIRYFRCITGPFIFARSPLEQDMVALARKRKAQARQQALPPPESE